In one Silene latifolia isolate original U9 population chromosome 10, ASM4854445v1, whole genome shotgun sequence genomic region, the following are encoded:
- the LOC141605899 gene encoding uncharacterized protein LOC141605899 has product MSHSHVNRNQGSEISLIKQTVQYAFFLVVFLWLLYQIHHSIYVRRDSDCDFIENKLTNDGIDQVLSRKGGVKVEKTVYTEGVELYGVDLIGEALRLNNDTDGDDDQSDKRPDYDGNGVVKSSGDNSLMAESGNRSSENGVILNKAASVEMFRFSDENGVPEHESGAATRSDTGVETEIVQKGRVSKAGNQTEKIGAYHQNVDSQNETENERPKMLVLQKEV; this is encoded by the coding sequence ATGAGTCATTCACACGTGAACAGAAATCAGGGGTCCGAAATATCACTGATTAAGCAAACAGTGCAGTATGCATTCTTCTTGGTTGTATTTCTATGGTTGCTTTACCAAATACATCACTCAATCTATGTGAGACGAGATTCTGACTGTGATTTCATAGAGAACAAGCTCACAAATGATGGTATTGATCAAGTTTTGAGTCGAAAAGGCGGTGTAAAAGTTGAAAAAACGGTTTATACTGAGGGGGTGGAGTTGTATGGAGTTGATCTTATTGGAGAGGCCTTGAGGTTGAATAATGACACTGATGGCGACGATGATCAGTCGGATAAACGACCTGATTATGACGGAAACGGTGTAGTTAAGTCATCAGGGGATAATTCTTTGATGGCGGAGTCAGGGAATCGGAGTTCTGAAAATGGCGTAATTCTGAACAAGGCTGCAAGTGTGGAGATGTTTAGGTTCAGCGATGAGAACGGAGTCCCAGAACATGAGTCTGGAGCGGCTACGAGAAGCGATACTGGTGTTGAGACTGAGATTGTTCAAAAGGGAAGGGTTTCAAAAGCCGGAAATCAAACCGAGAAAATTGGAGCATATCATCAGAATGTTGATTCACAAAATGAAACTGAGAATGAGAGGCCAAAGATGTTGGTTCTTCAAAAGGAAGTATAA